A single genomic interval of Takifugu flavidus isolate HTHZ2018 chromosome 19, ASM371156v2, whole genome shotgun sequence harbors:
- the epha7 gene encoding ephrin type-A receptor 7, which translates to MLSRSISCLWITLYIRLGCFLGGGDAQNAKEVILLDSKAQQTELEWISYPPNGWEEISGLDENYTPIRTYQVCRVMEPNQNNWLRTNWIEKGNAQRIFVELKFTLRDCNSLPGVVGTCKETFNLYYQETDSEVGRSLRENQYVKIDTIAADESFTQGDLGERKMKLNTELRIIGPLSRRGFYLAFQDVGACIALVSVKVYYKKCWAIIENLATFPDTVTGSEFSSLVEVEGMCVNDAEEEADNSPKMHCSAEGEWLVPIGKCICKAGFHQKGDACEPCSRGFYKSSSQDLQCSRCPAHSFNDREGSWRCDCEDGYYRALSDPPSVACTRPPSAPQNLVYNINQTTVSLEWSPPADNGGRNDVTYRVVCRRCSLEPEECVPCGPNVGYSPAQSGLVDTYASIVDLLAQANYTFEVEAVNGVSDLSRTQRLFASVSVATGQSGKTLLPTYSMLMLEAINQSINQSINQSINQSINQSINQSICSAAHR; encoded by the exons ATGTTGTCCAGGTCCATCTCGTGCCTCTGGATTACACTTTACATCCGCCTGGGCTGTTTTTTGGGAGGCGGTGACGCACAGAATGCCAAGGAAG TGATACTGCTGGACTCCAAGGCCCAGCAGACAGAACTGGAGTGGATCTCGTATCCTCCCAATGGG TGGGAGGAGATCAGTGGCCTGGACGAGAACTACACACCCATTCGCACCTACCAGGTCTGCCGAGTCATGGAGCCCAATCAGAACAACTGGCTTCGGACTAACTGGATAGAGAAGGGCAACGCTCAGAGGATTTTTGTTGAACTGAAGTTCACCTTGAGGGATTGTAACAGCCTACCTGGTGTCGTGGGAACGTGCAAGGAGACGTTCAACCTGTATTATCAGGAAACTGATTCGGAGGTGGGCAGGAGCTTACGGGAGAACCAGTACGTGAAAATTGACACTATCGCTGCTGACGAAAGCTTCACCCAAGGCGACCTgggggagaggaagatgaagctgaACACAGAGTTGCGCATCATCGGGCCGCTGTCCAGACGAGGCTTCTACCTGGCCTTCCAGGACGTCGGCGCGTGCATCGCCCTGGTTTCTGTGAAGGTTTACTACAAGAAGTGCTGGGCCATCATCGAGAACCTCGCCACTTTTCCCGACACCGTCACCGGATCGGAGTTCTCCTCGCTCGTGGAGGTGGAGGGCATGTGTGTGAACGATGCCGAAGAGGAGGCAGACAACTCTCCCAAGATGCACTGCAGCGCTGAAGGGGAATGGCTGGTGCCCATTGGGAAATGTATATGCAAAGCTGGATTTCACCAGAAAGGAGACGCTTGTGAAC CGTGCAGCCGTGGCTTCTACAAGTCTTCCTCCCAGGACCTGCAGTGCTCGCGCTGTCCAGCCCACAGCTTCAACGACCGCGAGGGCTCGTGGCGCTGCGACTGCGAGGACGGCTACTACCGAGCCCTGTCCGACCCCCCGTCTGTGGCCTGCACCA GACCCCCTTCAGCACCTCAGAACCTCGTCTACAACATCAACCAGACCACAGTCAGCCTGGAGTGGAGCCCCCCGGCAGACAATGGGGGGCGCAATGATGTCACCTACAGGGTTGTATGTCGGCGGTGCAGTTTGGAACCGGAGGAGTGTGTTCCATGTGGGCCAAATGTGGGATATTCTCCAGCCCAGTCGGGGTTAGTGGACACCTACGCCAGCATCGTGGACCTGCTGGCTCAGGCTAACTACACCTTTGAAGTGGAGGCTGTCAACGGGGTTTCAGACCTCAGCCGAACTCAGCGGCTTTTTGCATCAGTTAGCGTCGCTACCGGTCAGTCAGGTAAGACCCTCCTACCTACTTATTCAATGCTAATGTTGgaagcaatcaatcaatcaatcaatcaatcaatcaatcaatcaatcaatcaatcaatcaatcaatcaatcaatcaatcaatctgcAGTGCTGCTCACAGATAA